In Neokomagataea tanensis, one genomic interval encodes:
- the ahcY gene encoding adenosylhomocysteinase, translating into MTVQDFKVRDLTLADWGRKEISIAEGEMPGLMALREEYGDSQPLKGARIAGCLHMTIQTAVLIETLVALGATVRWSSCNIFSTQDHAAAAIAAANIPVFAWKGLTEEEFWWCIEQTVRGPDGWTPNMILDDGGDLTVLMHDKYADLLDDVRGLSEETTTGVHRLWEMARKGTLKVPAINVNDSVTKSKFDNLYGCRESLVDAIRRGTDVMMAGKVAVVAGYGDVGKGSAASLRNAGCRVLVTEVDPICALQAAMEGYEVVTMENAAPRGDIFVTCTGNVDLITIDHMREMRDRAIVCNIGHFDSEIQVEALRNYRWNNIKPQVDEIELSEGRRIILLSEGRLVNLGNATGHPSFVMSASFTNQTLAQIELWNAKPGQYERKVYTLPKALDEKVAALHLAKVGAELSKMSQKQADYIGVPVSGPFKHEEYRY; encoded by the coding sequence ATGACCGTTCAGGACTTCAAAGTTCGCGATCTCACTCTCGCAGATTGGGGCCGCAAAGAAATTTCCATTGCCGAAGGCGAAATGCCAGGTCTGATGGCACTTCGTGAAGAGTACGGCGATAGCCAACCTCTCAAGGGTGCGCGCATTGCAGGTTGCCTGCACATGACCATTCAGACGGCTGTTCTGATTGAGACATTGGTAGCGCTCGGTGCGACAGTGCGTTGGTCCTCATGCAACATTTTCTCAACGCAGGACCACGCTGCAGCCGCTATTGCTGCCGCAAACATTCCTGTGTTCGCATGGAAGGGCCTGACAGAAGAAGAATTCTGGTGGTGCATTGAGCAAACCGTACGCGGGCCGGACGGTTGGACACCAAACATGATTCTGGATGACGGCGGTGATCTGACCGTCCTCATGCATGACAAATACGCTGACCTTCTGGATGACGTGCGCGGTCTGTCTGAAGAAACCACAACGGGAGTGCACCGTCTGTGGGAAATGGCGCGTAAGGGTACGTTGAAGGTCCCTGCGATTAACGTCAATGACAGCGTTACCAAATCAAAGTTCGACAACCTGTATGGCTGCCGTGAGAGCCTCGTGGACGCTATCCGTCGTGGTACGGACGTCATGATGGCGGGCAAGGTTGCTGTTGTTGCTGGTTATGGTGACGTCGGTAAGGGTTCTGCTGCATCTCTGCGTAATGCAGGTTGCCGCGTTCTGGTTACGGAAGTTGATCCGATTTGTGCTCTCCAGGCTGCTATGGAAGGCTATGAAGTTGTCACGATGGAAAATGCGGCTCCACGCGGCGATATCTTCGTAACCTGCACAGGCAACGTTGATCTGATCACTATTGATCACATGCGTGAAATGCGGGACCGTGCGATCGTTTGCAACATCGGTCACTTTGACAGCGAAATTCAGGTCGAAGCGCTGCGTAACTATCGTTGGAACAACATCAAGCCACAGGTTGACGAGATTGAGCTGTCCGAAGGCCGTCGTATCATCCTGCTTTCCGAAGGGCGCTTGGTGAACCTTGGTAACGCAACGGGTCATCCATCATTTGTGATGTCGGCATCCTTTACAAACCAGACGCTTGCTCAAATTGAACTGTGGAATGCTAAGCCCGGTCAGTATGAGCGCAAAGTCTACACGCTGCCAAAAGCACTGGACGAAAAGGTTGCGGCACTCCACTTGGCGAAGGTCGGTGCCGAGCTTTCAAAAATGTCCCAGAAGCAAGCAGACTACATCGGTGTACCGGTAAGCGGACCCTTCAAGCACGAAGAATATCGCTACTAA
- a CDS encoding DUF3597 domain-containing protein, with the protein MGLFSSIMSKIFGKAEAATPSAPTEAEAAAPAASSATETPATPSAPVDVNAVLAELASKAGQQLNYQTSIVDLLKLLGLDSSLEARKQLAGELHYSGSTDDTATMNVWLIKQVYAELAKNGGKVPEGWAH; encoded by the coding sequence ATGGGTCTTTTCAGCTCAATCATGTCCAAGATTTTTGGTAAGGCAGAAGCTGCAACGCCTTCAGCCCCAACTGAAGCAGAAGCTGCAGCGCCAGCAGCTTCATCTGCGACTGAAACACCAGCAACACCATCAGCGCCTGTTGATGTGAATGCGGTGCTTGCAGAGTTGGCATCAAAGGCAGGGCAGCAGCTGAACTACCAGACATCTATCGTTGACCTGTTAAAGCTTCTGGGTCTGGATAGCTCTTTGGAAGCTCGTAAGCAGCTTGCCGGTGAACTGCACTATTCAGGCAGCACAGATGACACTGCAACGATGAACGTTTGGCTCATTAAGCAAGTTTATGCTGAGCTGGCAAAGAATGGTGGCAAGGTGCCAGAAGGCTGGGCACACTAA
- a CDS encoding PstS family phosphate ABC transporter substrate-binding protein, with protein MYKYFLTLAIVMGCTSLGHAASSEKTTPIPALTAHYNDNQGSLIIGGSPESEDVASAFGLTARVTGPLASIPLLTHGIIAAAILPRDLTDGERAAIKRYTGGTPLILPLLHGLYVCVRRNSAGAIDRNIAPFLLDIYSESGQKKLNYVFDYLKPLSDKDVKSNIDLITGNPQYTPIINKNDIKNINIVGSDTLEFLLPDLEKRYQFHGHKVLFSNDLRGSSLAIPALIAGTSAFAPMGREAWKDDINAFLQAKGYAPTRIRIAYASYGPRADGKTPPAVYVNQANPLVGLAWPTAQKIFSASYPLTAAPTWGGLGITQEKWIKAPIHVYGLNPDNSFASAMQQSKLNGLPFSPFYRAMPNGKAVLNAIAHDPYGIGYSTWIDGGKAPEGVKLLPLSTKPGAPYALPDGTSDRTQWPISYFFNIYVDCPPSKHLAPEIKNFLLYLLSAQGQKIISDHKQEENGYLPLGKDDLKKEVSLVDSL; from the coding sequence ATGTATAAATATTTTCTGACCCTTGCCATAGTCATGGGCTGCACCAGCCTCGGGCATGCTGCTTCCTCGGAAAAAACGACGCCAATCCCTGCCTTGACTGCGCATTACAACGATAATCAAGGTAGCCTTATCATCGGTGGTAGCCCAGAAAGCGAAGACGTAGCATCTGCTTTTGGCTTAACCGCACGTGTGACTGGCCCCTTGGCGAGCATACCCCTACTCACCCACGGAATTATTGCCGCAGCTATTCTTCCCCGGGACTTAACAGATGGGGAGCGCGCTGCGATAAAGCGGTATACAGGTGGAACTCCGCTCATTCTTCCCCTTCTCCATGGCCTGTATGTTTGCGTACGTCGCAACTCAGCGGGCGCCATTGACCGAAATATCGCACCATTCCTGTTGGACATTTATTCCGAAAGCGGCCAGAAAAAGCTCAATTATGTTTTTGATTACTTAAAACCCCTTTCCGACAAAGACGTAAAATCAAACATTGACCTCATCACGGGGAACCCTCAATACACCCCAATTATAAATAAAAATGATATCAAAAATATAAACATTGTTGGAAGTGATACCCTAGAGTTTCTTCTGCCTGACCTTGAAAAACGGTACCAATTCCACGGCCATAAGGTTCTTTTTTCCAATGATCTACGCGGGTCTTCTCTTGCTATCCCCGCTTTAATTGCAGGCACCTCTGCTTTCGCCCCTATGGGCCGCGAAGCTTGGAAAGACGATATTAACGCATTCCTGCAAGCTAAAGGGTACGCACCAACGCGTATTCGCATTGCCTATGCCAGTTACGGCCCACGCGCTGACGGTAAAACGCCCCCTGCTGTCTACGTAAACCAAGCAAACCCACTGGTCGGTTTAGCGTGGCCCACAGCGCAGAAGATATTCTCCGCCTCATACCCCCTCACAGCGGCTCCTACTTGGGGAGGACTCGGCATAACACAAGAAAAATGGATAAAGGCCCCAATTCATGTTTACGGTTTGAACCCGGACAACAGCTTTGCTTCAGCTATGCAGCAGTCCAAACTTAATGGCCTGCCTTTCAGCCCCTTTTACCGCGCCATGCCCAATGGGAAGGCCGTTTTAAATGCCATCGCCCATGATCCCTACGGAATTGGCTACAGCACATGGATTGACGGCGGCAAGGCACCCGAAGGCGTAAAATTACTACCATTGTCAACAAAACCGGGAGCTCCATACGCTCTACCAGACGGTACCAGTGATCGTACACAATGGCCTATATCTTACTTCTTCAACATTTATGTGGATTGCCCACCGAGCAAGCATCTTGCGCCAGAGATTAAAAATTTTCTTCTCTACTTACTCTCGGCCCAAGGCCAAAAAATAATCTCTGATCACAAACAGGAAGAAAATGGCTATTTGCCTCTCGGTAAAGACGATCTCAAAAAAGAAGTATCTCTCGTGGATAGCTTATAA
- a CDS encoding DUF721 domain-containing protein: protein MEEDRTLNKRSNEPNAQGKAPFKPKTTTYGTKQIGAFVTQITQPAFKKKSPILIRLALNWEEFVGPYIAQQTEPRRLSAGTLTLACSGPVAMELQHQSVQLLERINASCGLRGVHAIERIKLVQDHALRPVAPKTQRKLPAVSVEGVENDELRTALEQLGAYVKGKRPRR from the coding sequence ATGGAAGAGGATCGAACGCTGAACAAGCGCAGTAATGAGCCTAATGCTCAAGGCAAGGCGCCTTTCAAGCCAAAAACTACGACCTATGGGACGAAACAGATTGGCGCGTTCGTAACGCAAATTACGCAGCCCGCTTTCAAGAAGAAGTCTCCTATCCTTATTCGGCTTGCGTTGAATTGGGAGGAATTTGTCGGCCCTTATATTGCACAGCAGACTGAGCCTCGGCGTCTTTCTGCTGGCACGCTTACCTTGGCGTGTTCTGGCCCGGTAGCAATGGAATTGCAGCATCAGAGCGTCCAATTATTGGAACGCATAAACGCATCTTGTGGGTTGCGAGGGGTTCATGCGATTGAGCGCATAAAGCTCGTTCAGGACCACGCTTTGCGGCCTGTAGCGCCTAAAACACAGCGCAAGCTTCCGGCAGTTTCTGTCGAAGGTGTTGAAAATGATGAGCTCCGAACGGCTCTTGAGCAGCTCGGAGCGTATGTTAAAGGCAAACGTCCCCGGAGGTAA
- the serB gene encoding phosphoserine phosphatase SerB has translation MSLPYVLTLVADRRNGPLAPEAIDVARSLVRGEKPIVLSPGEAVDIPCPPTVANAATIRATLAPYQTDALLIKTRGRRKAVLVADMDSTIVASETLDEMAAILGVGEDVAAITRASMNGELDFDTALEQRVALLKSQPASVLEDVWNATRLTDGARELVMTMRAHRARTALVSGGFTWFTQRVAELCGFDEHHGNHLGIDGNTLTGRLDGPILGPDAKLEHLHRIAAERGVQLKACLTTGDGANDIPMLREAGFGFAFHAKPNVRKVTDMQVNFASLRAHLFAQGYKAADFITQ, from the coding sequence ATGTCGCTCCCCTATGTCTTGACCCTCGTTGCTGACCGCCGCAACGGCCCACTTGCCCCCGAAGCCATTGACGTCGCACGAAGCTTGGTACGCGGTGAGAAGCCCATCGTTCTATCACCTGGTGAGGCCGTCGATATTCCCTGCCCACCAACGGTCGCGAACGCCGCTACTATCCGTGCAACACTTGCTCCGTATCAAACGGATGCCCTGCTTATTAAAACGCGCGGCCGGCGCAAAGCCGTGCTTGTGGCAGATATGGACAGTACGATTGTTGCCAGCGAGACGCTGGACGAAATGGCCGCTATTCTCGGAGTTGGAGAAGACGTAGCAGCCATCACACGGGCATCTATGAACGGAGAGCTCGATTTTGACACAGCGTTAGAACAACGCGTCGCGCTCTTGAAAAGCCAACCAGCCAGCGTGCTGGAAGACGTATGGAATGCGACGCGACTCACAGACGGTGCACGCGAACTGGTCATGACCATGCGTGCCCACCGTGCGCGCACAGCACTCGTTTCCGGGGGCTTTACATGGTTCACTCAACGCGTGGCTGAGCTGTGCGGCTTTGATGAACACCACGGCAACCATCTCGGCATTGACGGGAACACTCTGACCGGACGCTTGGACGGCCCCATCCTTGGCCCGGACGCAAAACTGGAACATTTACACCGCATCGCAGCAGAGCGTGGCGTGCAGCTCAAAGCCTGCCTCACAACAGGAGATGGAGCTAATGACATCCCGATGCTCCGCGAAGCGGGCTTCGGCTTTGCTTTTCACGCAAAACCAAATGTTCGCAAAGTGACCGATATGCAGGTTAATTTTGCATCCCTTCGCGCCCATCTTTTCGCGCAGGGCTACAAGGCAGCAGACTTTATTACTCAATAA